Genomic segment of Yoonia sp. R2331:
GCGCTGGCGCGGGACAAATCAGAGGCGACGACGATTGCGTCCTGCGGCAGACTGGCATCGACGCGTGCGATCAGGGCGTGATCTGACAGGTCAGCAGGAACATCGCGCCAGCCGACAAATGATTTTTCATGTGTCGGCCCGTGGCGCACCCAAAAGAACCGAGTCATGCCGGCAGCGCCCCTTTGAGGATTTGCGGTAGACCGGCGGTAACAAATACCGTGCAGTCGCTTTGCGCTGCGATGCGTTGATTCAAGTGTCCCTGTGCCGCGCGGAACCGGCGCGCCAGCGCGTTATCCGGTACAACGCCTTGCCCCACCTCGTTCGAGACCACGACAACAGGGCAGGGACATTCGGCAAGGGACGACAAAAGGTCGGCCTGTTGGGCGTCCAGGTCATGCTCTGCCAGCATATGATTGGTCAGCCAAAGAGTGGCGCAATCCAGCAGGACAACCTCATCCGGTTGGCGGTCCCTGAGCGCACTGGGAACATCAAGCGGCGCTTCGACCGTGTGCCAGCCATCGCCACGCTGCGCGATGTGACGGGAAATTTTCTTGCGCATTTCGTCGTCAAACGCTTGGGCTGTCGCGATGTAAATGCGTTTTCCACCAATAAGTTGCACCAAATCTTCGGCAAAGGCTGACTTGCCGGATGCGGCACCACCAAGCACGAGGGTTAAGGTGTTGATCATCTATTTGAAACTTTTCGTCATCCAACTAGGCCGGTGCTGCGTACCTAGAACATCCACAAGCCTGAACACAAGTTTGACCGATGGGGGAATGACTGATGGCCTTAGACGGATTTGCAGACCAAAGCCTTTCGCGGACCGCGATGAAGGCAGAGCTATTGGACGCCGAAACCGAGCTGCAGTTGGCGTATGCCTGGCGTGACCAGCGTTGCGAAAAATCGCTGCACCGCCTGATCACCGCGTATATGCGCCTCGCAATCTCAATGGCCTCGAAATTCAAGCGCTACGGCGCGCCGATGAACGATCTTATCCAAGAGGCATCTGTCGGCCTGATGAAGGCAGCTGACAAGTTCGACCCCGATCGCGGCGTCCGCTTTTCGACCTACGCTGTCTGGTGGATCAAGGCGTCCATTCAGGACTACGTGATGCGGAATTGGTCGATGGTGCGGACCGGGTCCACGTCCTCTCAAAAGTCGCTGTTCTTCAACATGCGCCGCGTTCAGGCCCGGCTAGAGCGTGAAGCGGCCGCCGAAGGTCGCGTGTTGGAAGGCCACGTGATGCGGAAATTGATCGCGTCCGAGGTCGGCGTGCCGTTGCATGATGTTGAGATGATGGAGGGGCGTTTGTCAGGCTCTGATTTCTCGCTCAATGCGACGCAATCGACCGAGGATGAGGGACGCGAGTGGATTGACGCACTCGAAGACGATTCTGCGCAAGCGGCGGAAAACGTTGAGAACTCTCACGACAATGCGACCCTGCGCCAATGGTTGCTCTCCGCACTGACCGACCTCAATGAGCGTGAACGCTTCATCGTCCGAGAGCGCAAGTTGCGCGACGATCCCCGGACTTTGGAAAGCCTCGGGACAGAGCTTGGGCTGTCAAAGGAACGGGTGCGGCAGCTAGAGGCCGCAGCCTTCGGCAAGATGCGCAAGAAGCTCGAAGCGACCAGCACAGAGGTTCACCGCTTCTTGGCGTGATCCATTGTCATTGCCCGGCATACTGCCCTAGTGTTTGCCCGATCAAAGGAGCGGGCAAATGCTGGCAAACAAACACATATTGGTGATCATCGGTGGCGGGATCGCGGCCTTCAAGGCGCTGGACCTGATCCGCCGCCTGCGCGAGCGCGGTGCGACGGTGACCCCGGTGCTGACGAATGCGGGGGCAGAGTTTGTCACGCCGCTGTCGGTTTCTGCCTTGGCGGGCAACAAGGTATTTCAGCAACTTTTTGATCTCAATGATGAATCCGAGATGGGGCATATTGAGCTGTCACGTGCGGCGGATCTGATTGTCGTGGCCCCAGGCACGGCTGATCTGATGGCCAAGATGGCGGCAGGGCTGGCGAATGACCTTGCCTCGACCCTGCTTTTGGCAACTGACAAACGGGTGCTGGTGGCCCCGTCGATGAATGTGCGGATGTGGCAGCATCCGGCGACCCAGCGCAATCTGGCGACGCTGAACGATGACGGTATCCTGCTTGTCGGCCCGAATGAGGGCGATATGGCCTGCGGCGAATACGGGCCGGGCCGAATGGCGGAACCTCTTGAAATTGTTGACGCAATTGATGCCGCCTTGGCGGATGGCCCGTTGAAGGACAAGCATGTTCTCGTCACCTCTGGCCCAACACATGAGCCGATTGACCCGGTCCGCTATATCGCCAACCGGTCGTCCGGCGCGCAAGGCACAGCAATTGCGAAGGCGTTGAAAGCGCTCGGGGCAGATGTGACTTTTGTCACCGGCCCCGCGGACGTGCCGCCGCCGATGGATGTCACTGTTGTGAAGGTGCAGACAGCATTGGACATGTCCAAAGCGGTTGCGGACGCGCTGCCCGCAGATGCGGCCGTATTTGCGGCCGCCGTTGCCGACTGGCGCGTCAAAAACGCGGGCGATAGCAAAATCAAGAAAGACGGTAAGGGTTTGCCATCATTGGATTTTGCGGAAAACCCCGACATCCTTGCCGGTGTGGCGCAGATGAAAGCCGGGCGCCCGAAACTGGTGGTCGGATTTGCCGCCGAAACGGACGATGTGATCAAACATGCCACGGCCAAACGGGACCGAAAGGGCTGTGACTGGATCGTCGCCAACGATGTCTCACCTGCGACGGGCATCATGGGCGGGGCTGAAAACGACGTGACCCTGATTACTGCAGACGGCGCAGAGGACTGGCCCCGGATGGGCAAGGCGGCTGTCGCAGCGCGTTTGGCGGAAAAAATCGCGGCCGCACTCTCAGACGGTTAACGCAGAAAAAATGCAAGTCACAGACGATACACACACCATGCACATGCCATGCATACGCAAAGATGAACACGTCTTCACATTAACTGAAGCGCGGGCTTTAGACGGATGAAACCTTTGATCAAAATCGCCTGGGCGCCGGGCGCGGATATGGACCTGCCGTTGCCATCCTATGCGACGGCGGGGGCTGCCGGGGCAGATGTCTGCGCCAATATCCCTGATCACAAAAGGATAATTCTGGCCCCGCGCGCCCGCAAACTGATCCCAACCGGGTTGCGCATGGCGATCCCGGCGGGGTTCGAGGTGCAGATCAGGCCAAGGTCGGGGCTGGCGCTGAAGCATGGGATCGGCATGGTCAATGCGCCCGGCACCATCGACAGCGACTATCGTGGGCCTGTCGGCGTGATCTTGATTAACCATGGCCAGGAAGATTTCACCGTGACTCACGGGATGCGCATTGCGCAGATGGTGGTGGCCCCGGTCACGGTCGCGGACTTTGCGCTGGGCGATCTGGATGAAACGGCGCGCGGCAGCGGTGGCTTTGGGTCGACCGGGTTCACATCGTGATTATGGTCGGCGCGATGGCGGCGGTGCTTTGGATCACCGGCATGGTGATGGGCACCCCGCGTCAGGCGCGCTGGACGATGATCGGCATTCTGATGGTTGCGGTCATTGCGGGCCACATCGTCTTGCCGGACGGCCATCCGCTGCGCGAGGCAACGGGCGGCGACGCGCGGCTGTGGTTATTGATCCTTGCCGGTGGTGCGCTTGTCTGGGGGTATGGGCGCATTTTGGGCCGGTTGCGTCGGCGGGCAGAAGCGCGGGATGCTCCTGCGCCAAAGGCTGGCGGGTTTTCACCGACCGAGCTGGACCGCTATGCCCGGCACATTATCCTGCGCGAGGTTGGTGGACCGGGGCAAAAGGCCCTGAAAGAGGCGCAGGTCTTGGTGGTTGGTGCAGGTGGGCTGGGATCGCCCGCGCTGCAATACCTTGCGGCGGCGGGCGTCGGCACCATTGGGGTGATTGATGATGATGTGGTGGACAATGCCAACCTGCAACGGCAGGTGATCCATGTTGATGCGGCCATTGGTGCGCCCAAAGTGCACTCTGCGGCAGAGGCGATTGCGGCGCAAAACCCCTTTGTCACCGTGCGACCCTATCAGCGGCGCTTGACCGAAGAGATCGCAGCGGAGTTGTTTGCTGATTACGATCTGATCCTGGATGGGTCCGACAATTTTGATACTCGCTACTTGGTGAACCAGGTGGCTGTTGCGCAGGGCAAGCCCCTGATCGCTGCGGCACTGACGCAATGGGAAGGTCAAATCAGCCTTTATGATCCAAAGCGCGGAGGCCCCTGTTATCGTTGCCTTTTTCCGCAGGCCCCTGACGCGTCTTTGGTGCCAACCTGTGCCGAAGCGGGCGTGATCGGGCCGTTGCCCGGTGTGGTTGGATCCATGATGGCAGTCGAGGCGGTCAAGCAGATCACAGACGCGGGCGAAGGGCTGCGTGGGCGCTTGCTGATTTATGATGCACTTTACGCGGAAACTCGGGTGATCGCAGCCAAAGCGCGCGCGGATTGCCCCGATTGTGGTGGGCAGGGCTTGCAAGGGGCGTGAGCGCGGGTAGTCTTGGCGGGTCTTAACCTGGGGGTTTACCATGAAAATTCTTGCAACGCTGGCCGCGACGGCCGTGATGGCCACATCTGCAATGGCGGACGGGCATCTGACCGATCTGGAAGGCCGCGAAATCGTGGTGGTCACGGAAAACGCATATCCGCCGCTGCAGTTCATTGATGGCGACGGCAACGCCGTCGGCTGGGAATACGACGCGATGGAAGTCATCGCAGAGCGGCTGAACGCGACCGTGGTCTATGAAAACATCAGCTGGGACGCGATGATCGCCGCCGTCAGCGAAGGCCAGTTCGACATGGGCATGA
This window contains:
- the cobU gene encoding bifunctional adenosylcobinamide kinase/adenosylcobinamide-phosphate guanylyltransferase; protein product: MINTLTLVLGGAASGKSAFAEDLVQLIGGKRIYIATAQAFDDEMRKKISRHIAQRGDGWHTVEAPLDVPSALRDRQPDEVVLLDCATLWLTNHMLAEHDLDAQQADLLSSLAECPCPVVVVSNEVGQGVVPDNALARRFRAAQGHLNQRIAAQSDCTVFVTAGLPQILKGALPA
- the coaBC gene encoding bifunctional phosphopantothenoylcysteine decarboxylase/phosphopantothenate--cysteine ligase CoaBC, with product MLANKHILVIIGGGIAAFKALDLIRRLRERGATVTPVLTNAGAEFVTPLSVSALAGNKVFQQLFDLNDESEMGHIELSRAADLIVVAPGTADLMAKMAAGLANDLASTLLLATDKRVLVAPSMNVRMWQHPATQRNLATLNDDGILLVGPNEGDMACGEYGPGRMAEPLEIVDAIDAALADGPLKDKHVLVTSGPTHEPIDPVRYIANRSSGAQGTAIAKALKALGADVTFVTGPADVPPPMDVTVVKVQTALDMSKAVADALPADAAVFAAAVADWRVKNAGDSKIKKDGKGLPSLDFAENPDILAGVAQMKAGRPKLVVGFAAETDDVIKHATAKRDRKGCDWIVANDVSPATGIMGGAENDVTLITADGAEDWPRMGKAAVAARLAEKIAAALSDG
- the dut gene encoding dUTP diphosphatase, which encodes MKPLIKIAWAPGADMDLPLPSYATAGAAGADVCANIPDHKRIILAPRARKLIPTGLRMAIPAGFEVQIRPRSGLALKHGIGMVNAPGTIDSDYRGPVGVILINHGQEDFTVTHGMRIAQMVVAPVTVADFALGDLDETARGSGGFGSTGFTS
- a CDS encoding RNA polymerase factor sigma-32, producing the protein MALDGFADQSLSRTAMKAELLDAETELQLAYAWRDQRCEKSLHRLITAYMRLAISMASKFKRYGAPMNDLIQEASVGLMKAADKFDPDRGVRFSTYAVWWIKASIQDYVMRNWSMVRTGSTSSQKSLFFNMRRVQARLEREAAAEGRVLEGHVMRKLIASEVGVPLHDVEMMEGRLSGSDFSLNATQSTEDEGREWIDALEDDSAQAAENVENSHDNATLRQWLLSALTDLNERERFIVRERKLRDDPRTLESLGTELGLSKERVRQLEAAAFGKMRKKLEATSTEVHRFLA
- a CDS encoding ThiF family adenylyltransferase, giving the protein MIMVGAMAAVLWITGMVMGTPRQARWTMIGILMVAVIAGHIVLPDGHPLREATGGDARLWLLILAGGALVWGYGRILGRLRRRAEARDAPAPKAGGFSPTELDRYARHIILREVGGPGQKALKEAQVLVVGAGGLGSPALQYLAAAGVGTIGVIDDDVVDNANLQRQVIHVDAAIGAPKVHSAAEAIAAQNPFVTVRPYQRRLTEEIAAELFADYDLILDGSDNFDTRYLVNQVAVAQGKPLIAAALTQWEGQISLYDPKRGGPCYRCLFPQAPDASLVPTCAEAGVIGPLPGVVGSMMAVEAVKQITDAGEGLRGRLLIYDALYAETRVIAAKARADCPDCGGQGLQGA